Proteins from one Loktanella sp. M215 genomic window:
- a CDS encoding phosphatase domain-containing putative toxin — MLRKFVNALTGSPRPRRVHALSDAAGRRRAWWHYQLVDHGFLRYGWTNFAEIAPGVFRSNHPHAGRLKDYKTRGIRAILNLRGANGSPSFLLEEAACLASGLDLVSVKFAARNAPSRDKLLELLAAFDTIARPFVMHCKSGADRAGLAAALYLLDQGVPLNIARRQLSVRYLHLKFTKTGVQDALLDVYAARLAQGPISLRDWVRTEYDPDVVRARFASRRSLPI; from the coding sequence ATGCTGCGCAAATTCGTCAACGCCCTGACCGGCAGCCCCCGGCCGCGGCGGGTTCACGCCCTGTCCGACGCCGCCGGACGCAGGCGGGCGTGGTGGCATTACCAGTTGGTCGATCACGGGTTCCTGCGCTACGGCTGGACCAACTTCGCCGAGATCGCCCCCGGCGTGTTCCGGTCCAACCATCCCCACGCCGGTCGGCTGAAAGACTACAAGACCCGCGGCATCCGTGCGATCCTGAACCTGCGCGGCGCCAACGGCAGCCCGTCCTTTCTGCTGGAAGAGGCCGCCTGCCTCGCCTCGGGTCTTGATCTGGTCAGCGTGAAATTCGCCGCCCGCAATGCGCCCAGCCGCGACAAGTTGCTGGAACTGCTGGCCGCCTTCGACACCATTGCGCGGCCCTTCGTGATGCACTGCAAGTCGGGGGCCGACCGGGCGGGTCTTGCCGCGGCGCTTTACCTGCTGGATCAGGGCGTGCCCCTGAACATCGCCCGCCGCCAGCTCTCGGTCCGCTATCTGCACCTGAAGTTCACAAAGACCGGCGTGCAGGACGCGCTGCTGGATGTCTATGCCGCCCGTCTGGCGCAGGGTCCGATCAGCCTGCGCGACTGGGTCCGCACCGAATACGATCCCGACGTCGTGCGCGCCCGCTTTGCCAGCCGCCGCAGCTTGCCGATATGA
- a CDS encoding pyridoxal phosphate-dependent aminotransferase, producing the protein MANPTDPRLTPLAQSLPATVPFVGPEAQERARGKPFIARLGANESGFGPSPTAIAAMQAAAQTVWQYADPEAHDLRQALAAHHGIDAAHIMVGEGIDTLLGNLVRLLIAPGDTVVTSAGAYPTFNYHVTGFGGVLHSVPYAGNFEDPERLTAKAREVGAKLIYIANPDNPMGSHHDAATLQRMISHIPDGCLLILDEAYIDLAPDGTAPYVAPHDDRVIRMRTFSKAYGLAGARVGYAIGPQPLIAAFDRVRNHFGMARLSQIAALAALQDQDWLAHVQTQVAVARDRLAAVALDNGLTPLPSATNFVTMDCGQDGAFARRVVKTLGDAGIFVRMPFVAPHDRCIRVSCGPEADIMAFAAALPTALANARTG; encoded by the coding sequence GTGGCCAACCCAACCGACCCCCGTCTAACCCCTCTCGCGCAATCCCTGCCCGCCACGGTCCCCTTCGTCGGACCAGAGGCGCAGGAACGCGCGCGGGGCAAGCCCTTCATCGCGCGCCTCGGTGCCAACGAATCCGGCTTCGGGCCGTCCCCGACGGCCATCGCCGCCATGCAGGCCGCAGCCCAGACGGTCTGGCAATATGCCGATCCCGAGGCGCACGACCTGCGCCAGGCCCTTGCCGCGCACCACGGCATCGACGCGGCGCACATCATGGTGGGCGAAGGGATCGACACGCTGCTCGGCAACCTCGTTCGCCTGCTGATTGCCCCCGGCGACACAGTCGTGACCAGTGCCGGCGCCTACCCGACGTTCAACTATCACGTCACAGGCTTTGGCGGGGTGCTTCACAGCGTGCCCTACGCTGGCAATTTCGAGGATCCGGAGCGTCTGACCGCGAAGGCCCGCGAGGTTGGTGCCAAACTGATCTACATCGCCAATCCTGACAATCCGATGGGCAGTCACCACGACGCCGCCACCCTGCAGCGCATGATCAGCCACATCCCCGACGGATGCCTGCTGATCCTCGACGAGGCCTACATCGACCTCGCCCCCGACGGCACCGCACCCTACGTCGCCCCCCACGACGACCGCGTGATCCGGATGCGCACCTTTTCCAAGGCCTACGGTCTGGCGGGGGCACGGGTCGGCTACGCGATCGGGCCGCAGCCGCTGATCGCGGCCTTCGACCGGGTCCGCAACCACTTCGGCATGGCGCGGCTCAGCCAGATCGCGGCGCTGGCGGCGCTGCAGGATCAGGACTGGCTGGCCCATGTCCAGACGCAGGTTGCGGTCGCCCGCGACCGCTTGGCGGCCGTCGCACTCGACAACGGGCTGACGCCCCTGCCCAGTGCGACGAACTTCGTCACGATGGATTGTGGTCAGGACGGCGCCTTTGCCCGGCGCGTCGTCAAGACCTTGGGAGATGCCGGTATCTTCGTACGCATGCCCTTTGTCGCCCCCCACGACCGCTGCATCCGCGTCAGCTGCGGACCAGAGGCGGATATCATGGCCTTTGCCGCCGCCCTGCCGACAGCACTGGCCAACGCGCGCACGGGCTGA
- a CDS encoding ABC transporter ATP-binding protein: MSRDTSTDAFRWLWRTYLRPYRWIIVLAVVLMALEGGMLGLLSWMIKPMFDRVFVGGDGSAMWLVGLAIMAIFLIRAGTSTGQRVLMMIASQRAAAAMRSDLLRHLMRLDSSYHQVNPPGQLIERVQGDVTLVNQSWAAILVGLGRDAVTVVVLFGVALSVDWRWTLIALIGTPFLILPALVAQRYVRRRSVTARDLAGRMSTRLDEVFHGINPIKLNALESYQSTRYDDLTNARVSAEVKAAAGQATVPAMIDVMTGFGFLAVMIYGGGEIIAGTKTVGEFMSFFAAMALVFDPLRRLGQTSGQWQVATASIDRLRSVLAERPTLLSPATPRSAPPDAPEVRLHDVSLTYGDLPVLRGATFTAQAGRTTALVGASGAGKSTVFNVLTRLVETGGGQVTIGGIPIAEMDLADLRALFSVVTQDAALFDETLRDNILLGRDDIPEERLRAVLDAAHVTDFLPQLSNGLDSPAGPRGSNLSGGQRQRVAIARALLRDTPILLLDEATSALDTKSEALVQEALERLSVGRTTLVIAHRLSTVRNADSIVVMDQGRVVDQGTHDALLERGGIYADLYAMQFKSREGQADE; the protein is encoded by the coding sequence ATGAGCCGGGACACCAGCACCGACGCCTTCCGCTGGCTCTGGCGGACCTATCTGCGGCCCTACCGCTGGATCATCGTGCTGGCCGTCGTCCTGATGGCGCTGGAAGGCGGGATGCTTGGCCTTTTGTCGTGGATGATCAAACCGATGTTCGACCGCGTCTTCGTCGGGGGCGACGGCAGCGCCATGTGGCTGGTCGGCCTCGCGATCATGGCGATCTTTTTGATCCGCGCCGGCACTTCGACCGGGCAGCGGGTGCTGATGATGATCGCCAGCCAGCGCGCCGCCGCCGCGATGCGCAGCGATCTGTTGCGTCACTTGATGCGCCTCGACAGCAGCTATCATCAGGTCAACCCGCCCGGTCAGCTGATCGAGCGTGTGCAGGGCGACGTGACGCTGGTGAACCAAAGCTGGGCCGCGATCCTCGTAGGCCTGGGCCGGGATGCGGTGACCGTCGTCGTGCTGTTCGGCGTGGCGCTGTCCGTGGACTGGCGCTGGACCCTGATCGCGCTGATCGGCACGCCCTTCCTGATCCTGCCCGCGCTGGTGGCCCAACGCTACGTCCGCCGCCGGTCCGTCACCGCCCGCGATCTGGCGGGGCGCATGTCGACCCGGCTGGACGAGGTCTTTCACGGCATCAACCCGATCAAGCTGAACGCGCTGGAGAGCTACCAATCCACCCGCTACGACGACCTGACCAACGCCCGCGTCAGTGCAGAGGTCAAGGCCGCCGCAGGGCAGGCCACCGTGCCCGCGATGATCGACGTCATGACCGGCTTCGGCTTTCTGGCCGTCATGATCTACGGCGGCGGAGAGATCATCGCCGGCACCAAGACCGTGGGCGAGTTCATGTCCTTCTTCGCCGCCATGGCGCTGGTCTTCGACCCCCTGCGCCGTCTGGGCCAGACCAGCGGCCAGTGGCAGGTCGCCACTGCCAGCATTGACCGGCTGCGCAGCGTGTTGGCCGAGCGGCCCACGCTGCTGTCGCCCGCCACCCCCCGCAGCGCCCCGCCCGACGCCCCGGAGGTGCGGCTGCATGATGTCTCTCTGACCTACGGCGACCTGCCGGTGCTGCGCGGCGCGACCTTCACGGCGCAGGCGGGCCGCACGACAGCGCTGGTTGGCGCCTCCGGCGCAGGCAAGAGCACGGTCTTCAACGTGCTGACCCGGCTGGTGGAAACCGGCGGCGGACAGGTGACCATCGGCGGTATTCCCATCGCCGAGATGGATCTGGCCGACCTGCGCGCGCTCTTTTCCGTCGTCACACAGGACGCCGCCTTGTTTGACGAGACCCTGCGCGACAACATCCTGCTGGGCCGCGACGACATCCCCGAAGAGCGCCTGCGCGCCGTCCTGGACGCGGCCCATGTCACCGATTTTCTGCCGCAGCTGAGCAACGGCCTCGACAGTCCCGCCGGCCCGCGCGGGTCGAACCTGTCGGGCGGCCAGCGCCAGCGCGTCGCCATCGCCCGCGCCCTGCTGCGCGACACGCCGATCCTGCTGCTGGACGAGGCGACGAGTGCGCTCGACACCAAATCAGAGGCACTGGTGCAGGAGGCGCTGGAGCGGCTTTCGGTCGGGCGTACCACGCTGGTCATCGCCCACCGCCTGTCCACGGTGCGCAACGCCGACAGCATCGTGGTGATGGATCAGGGACGGGTCGTGGATCAGGGGACGCATGACGCACTGCTTGAACGCGGCGGCATCTACGCCGATCTTTACGCCATGCAATTCAAGTCAAGAGAAGGTCAAGCCGATGAATGA
- a CDS encoding pyridoxal-phosphate-dependent aminotransferase family protein, translating to MSLAQGRSYLAIPGPSVMPDAVLRAMHRASPNIYEGELHALTDSLIPDLKAVARTAGDVAIYIGNGHAAWEASVANLCARGDTVMVLATGRFGHGWADMARGLGVKVEVLDFGQTDAVDLTRVAEALAADTQGAIKAVMVCHTDTSTGVRNDVKGLRATLDAAGHDALLMVDCMASLGCDVFEMDDWGVDVMVAGCQKGLMTPAGLAFVFFNARAAERQSAEVSSWWNWKPRAHPEMFFQYSNGTAPTHHLYGLRAALDLIKAEGLDHVWARHATLSRALWAACEAWGTDGPLRLNITDPALRSHSVTSIGMEQGQGDALRHWCEHQAGLTLGIGLGREPADAWFRIGHMGHVNAQMIMGVVGTIEAGLIACGIPHGAGGARAAAQVIAAG from the coding sequence ATGTCCCTTGCCCAAGGCCGCAGCTATCTTGCCATTCCCGGCCCCTCTGTCATGCCGGACGCCGTGCTGCGTGCAATGCACCGCGCGTCGCCCAATATCTACGAAGGCGAGCTGCACGCGCTGACCGACAGCCTGATCCCCGACCTGAAGGCCGTCGCGCGCACGGCGGGCGACGTCGCAATCTACATCGGCAACGGTCACGCGGCATGGGAGGCGTCGGTCGCCAACCTCTGCGCGCGGGGCGACACGGTCATGGTGCTGGCCACGGGCCGGTTCGGACACGGCTGGGCCGATATGGCCCGGGGGCTGGGCGTGAAGGTCGAGGTGCTGGACTTCGGCCAGACCGACGCCGTGGACCTGACCCGCGTGGCCGAGGCGCTGGCTGCCGATACGCAAGGCGCGATCAAGGCGGTCATGGTCTGCCATACCGACACCTCGACCGGGGTGCGCAACGATGTAAAGGGCCTGCGCGCGACACTGGATGCGGCGGGTCACGACGCGCTGCTGATGGTCGACTGCATGGCGTCCCTGGGCTGCGACGTGTTCGAGATGGACGACTGGGGCGTCGATGTCATGGTCGCCGGTTGCCAGAAGGGGCTGATGACACCCGCCGGTCTGGCCTTCGTCTTCTTCAACGCCCGCGCGGCAGAGCGGCAGAGCGCGGAGGTTTCCAGCTGGTGGAACTGGAAACCGCGGGCGCACCCCGAGATGTTTTTTCAATACTCCAACGGCACGGCACCCACGCATCACCTTTACGGGTTGCGCGCGGCGCTTGACCTGATCAAGGCCGAGGGGCTGGATCACGTCTGGGCGCGTCATGCGACGCTGTCGCGCGCCCTGTGGGCGGCCTGCGAGGCCTGGGGCACGGACGGCCCGCTGCGGCTGAACATCACCGATCCCGCCCTGCGGTCACATTCCGTCACCTCAATCGGCATGGAGCAGGGGCAGGGCGACGCCCTGCGGCACTGGTGCGAGCATCAGGCGGGTCTGACCCTTGGCATCGGGCTGGGACGCGAACCGGCTGATGCCTGGTTCCGCATCGGCCACATGGGGCACGTCAACGCCCAGATGATCATGGGCGTCGTCGGCACGATCGAGGCCGGTCTGATCGCCTGTGGCATCCCGCACGGTGCCGGCGGTGCGCGGGCGGCGGCGCAAGTGATCGCCGCCGGCTGA
- a CDS encoding DUF305 domain-containing protein, with protein MSTATGAIAGVVLGAAVGIGGMMVWQHGTLTDHDGMAMDHGDMPVDHAGMAGMGDMPMTGNPDHDFMAGMVPHHESAVEMAQVVLRTTEDPEVKALAENILATQKGEIDQMNAWLAANPQ; from the coding sequence ATGTCGACGGCAACGGGTGCGATTGCGGGTGTGGTGCTGGGCGCCGCGGTGGGAATCGGTGGCATGATGGTCTGGCAGCACGGCACGCTGACGGACCACGACGGCATGGCGATGGATCATGGCGACATGCCGGTGGACCACGCCGGCATGGCGGGCATGGGCGACATGCCGATGACCGGCAATCCAGACCACGATTTCATGGCCGGCATGGTGCCGCACCACGAATCCGCGGTCGAGATGGCGCAGGTCGTCCTGCGCACGACCGAGGATCCCGAGGTCAAGGCCCTGGCGGAGAACATCCTGGCCACCCAAAAGGGCGAGATCGACCAGATGAACGCCTGGCTGGCGGCCAACCCGCAGTAG
- the efp gene encoding elongation factor P: MPKINGNEIRPGNVLEHDGGLWAAVKVDHVKPGKGGAFAQVELKNLRDGRKLNERFRSADKVEKVQLEQKDQQFLFETDDMLTFMDSQTYEQIALPADILGDRRPFLQDGMVVHIEYYGDEALNVTLPLRVTCKIVETEPVVKGQTAANSFKPAILDNGVRVMIPPFVGTDEDIVVNTELFEYVERA, encoded by the coding sequence ATGCCCAAAATCAACGGTAACGAAATTCGCCCCGGCAACGTTCTGGAACATGATGGTGGCCTTTGGGCTGCGGTCAAGGTCGATCATGTGAAGCCCGGCAAGGGCGGCGCATTCGCCCAGGTCGAACTGAAGAACCTGCGCGACGGTCGCAAGCTGAACGAACGGTTTCGGTCCGCCGACAAGGTCGAAAAGGTGCAACTGGAACAGAAGGACCAGCAGTTCCTGTTCGAAACCGACGACATGCTGACCTTCATGGACAGCCAGACCTACGAACAGATCGCGCTGCCCGCCGATATTCTGGGTGACCGTCGTCCGTTCCTGCAGGACGGCATGGTCGTTCACATCGAATATTACGGCGACGAGGCCCTCAACGTCACGCTGCCCCTGCGCGTCACCTGCAAGATCGTCGAGACAGAGCCGGTGGTCAAAGGCCAGACAGCGGCCAACAGCTTCAAGCCCGCGATCCTGGACAACGGCGTCCGCGTCATGATCCCGCCCTTCGTAGGCACGGATGAAGACATCGTCGTCAACACCGAACTGTTCGAATACGTCGAACGCGCCTGA
- a CDS encoding valine--tRNA ligase: MALDKTFDPAAREAALYAAWEQAGAFKAGAGKRRDETFTIMLPPPNVTGALHVGHAFNHTLMDILTRWKRMQGFDTLWQPGLDHAGIATQLVVEKQLAAAQQPGRADLGRQAFIAKIWEWKAQSGGTIEDQAKRLGDSMDWSRSAFTMSGAESAPETEKPGNFHDAVLKVFVEMYNKGLIYRGKRLVNWDPHFETAISDLEVENIEVDGRMWHFKYPLAGGETYTYVEKDEDGTVVFEEERDYISIATTRPETMLGDGAVAVHPDDTRYAAIIGKLCEIPVGPKESRRLIPIITDEYPDMNFGSGAVKITGAHDFNDYQVAKRGGIPMYSLMDTKGRMRADGKPYAAEAATAQRIANGEEDFDEAKIAAMNLVPDAYRGLDRFEARNRVIADVTAEGLAVMVPATDPRLGQPAKLTAPEEGGENRLDQLAPLVEPKKIMQPFGDRSNVVIEPMLTDQWFVDTAQIVGPALDAVRDGRTKIIPESGEKVYYHWLENIEPWCISRQLWWGHQIPVWYGPPKEEIAAYPDLVSGEKVPFCASTFDEAAEMARKYYGVSNIAEFEAFEGQLTGFGTAGGKLNSIDLGRDPDVLDTWFSSGLWPFGTLGWPEDTPELNRYFPGDVLITGQDILFFWVARMMMMSLAVMDDVPFHTVYLHQLVRDAKGEKMSKTRGNVIDPLAMIDLYGADALRFNNAAMAAIGGVLKINEDRIKGYRNFGTKLWNATRFAEMNDVFTAPRADGVPQATQTVNQWIIGEVAKVREEVDAALTAYRFNDAAGALYAFVWGKVCDWYVEFSKPLLLDGADAEKTETQQVMRWVLEQSMTLLHPFMPFITEELWSLTGTRTQMLALTPWPEDLTADLVNPQAQAEMDWTIQLIDGVRSARAQMNVPAGLKIDVLRIDADAEAQRAEANNLPMIQRLARIETIDAASEVPKGSLTVAVKGATYALPLAGLIDVDAEKDRLTKGLAKLEKEIKGLAGRANNPNFAASAPPEVVAETKQNLADREAEADQLKTALARLSEIG; the protein is encoded by the coding sequence ATGGCTCTCGACAAGACATTCGACCCCGCCGCCCGCGAAGCCGCACTTTATGCCGCGTGGGAACAGGCCGGTGCGTTCAAGGCGGGCGCGGGCAAACGCCGGGATGAGACGTTCACCATCATGCTGCCGCCCCCCAACGTGACCGGCGCGCTGCACGTCGGCCACGCCTTCAACCACACGCTTATGGACATTTTGACGCGGTGGAAACGGATGCAGGGGTTCGACACGCTCTGGCAGCCGGGTCTGGACCACGCGGGCATCGCCACGCAGCTTGTGGTGGAAAAGCAGCTTGCCGCAGCCCAGCAACCCGGTCGCGCCGATCTGGGCCGTCAGGCCTTCATTGCGAAGATCTGGGAGTGGAAGGCCCAATCCGGCGGCACGATCGAGGATCAGGCCAAGCGTCTGGGCGATTCAATGGACTGGTCGCGATCCGCCTTCACCATGTCTGGCGCTGAATCCGCGCCCGAGACCGAGAAGCCCGGCAACTTCCACGACGCCGTCCTCAAGGTCTTCGTCGAGATGTACAACAAGGGCCTGATCTACCGCGGCAAGCGCCTCGTGAACTGGGACCCGCATTTCGAAACCGCGATTTCCGACCTCGAGGTCGAGAACATCGAGGTCGACGGCCGCATGTGGCACTTCAAATACCCCCTCGCGGGCGGTGAGACCTATACCTACGTCGAAAAGGACGAGGATGGCACCGTCGTGTTCGAGGAAGAGCGCGACTACATCTCCATCGCCACGACGCGACCCGAAACCATGCTGGGCGACGGCGCCGTCGCCGTCCACCCGGACGACACCCGCTATGCCGCCATCATCGGCAAGCTCTGCGAGATTCCCGTCGGCCCCAAGGAAAGCCGCCGCCTGATCCCGATCATCACCGACGAATATCCCGACATGAATTTTGGCTCCGGCGCGGTGAAGATCACCGGCGCCCATGACTTCAACGACTATCAGGTCGCCAAGCGCGGCGGCATCCCGATGTATAGCCTGATGGACACCAAGGGACGCATGCGCGCCGACGGCAAACCCTACGCCGCCGAAGCCGCGACCGCGCAGCGCATCGCGAACGGTGAGGAGGATTTCGACGAGGCCAAAATCGCCGCGATGAACCTCGTCCCTGACGCATACCGCGGCCTCGACCGGTTCGAGGCCCGCAACCGCGTGATCGCGGACGTCACCGCCGAGGGCCTTGCCGTCATGGTCCCCGCCACCGATCCCCGTCTGGGCCAGCCGGCGAAGCTGACGGCCCCCGAGGAAGGCGGCGAAAACCGCCTCGACCAACTGGCCCCGCTGGTCGAGCCCAAGAAGATCATGCAGCCCTTCGGCGACCGCTCGAACGTCGTGATCGAGCCGATGCTGACCGACCAGTGGTTCGTCGACACCGCCCAGATCGTCGGCCCCGCGCTGGACGCCGTCCGCGACGGCCGCACGAAGATCATCCCCGAGAGCGGCGAAAAGGTCTATTACCACTGGCTAGAAAACATCGAGCCGTGGTGCATCTCGCGCCAGCTGTGGTGGGGGCACCAGATTCCGGTTTGGTATGGGCCGCCAAAAGAAGAGATCGCTGCCTACCCTGATTTGGTCAGTGGTGAAAAAGTCCCCTTTTGTGCATCAACCTTTGACGAAGCCGCAGAAATGGCACGCAAATATTATGGCGTTTCCAATATCGCAGAATTCGAAGCATTTGAAGGTCAGCTTACTGGTTTCGGCACTGCCGGAGGCAAGCTCAATAGCATTGATTTAGGACGCGACCCCGACGTCCTCGACACTTGGTTCTCCTCCGGCCTCTGGCCCTTCGGTACCCTCGGCTGGCCCGAGGACACGCCGGAACTGAACAGATACTTCCCCGGCGATGTCCTCATCACCGGGCAGGACATCCTGTTCTTCTGGGTCGCGCGGATGATGATGATGTCGCTGGCCGTGATGGACGACGTGCCGTTCCACACCGTCTACCTGCACCAGCTTGTCCGCGATGCGAAGGGCGAGAAGATGTCCAAGACGCGCGGCAACGTCATCGACCCGCTTGCGATGATCGACCTCTACGGCGCCGACGCCCTGCGGTTCAACAACGCGGCCATGGCGGCGATCGGCGGCGTGCTCAAGATCAACGAGGACCGCATCAAGGGCTATCGCAACTTCGGCACGAAGCTGTGGAACGCCACGCGGTTCGCAGAGATGAACGACGTCTTCACCGCCCCCCGCGCGGACGGCGTGCCGCAGGCGACCCAGACCGTGAACCAGTGGATCATCGGCGAGGTCGCCAAGGTCCGCGAAGAGGTCGACGCCGCCCTGACCGCCTACCGCTTCAACGACGCGGCGGGCGCGCTCTATGCCTTTGTCTGGGGCAAGGTCTGCGACTGGTACGTCGAATTCTCCAAACCCCTGCTGCTGGACGGGGCAGACGCGGAAAAGACGGAAACCCAACAGGTAATGCGCTGGGTTCTCGAACAAAGCATGACCCTGCTGCACCCCTTCATGCCCTTCATCACCGAGGAGCTCTGGTCCCTCACCGGCACCCGCACCCAGATGCTGGCCCTGACGCCGTGGCCCGAAGACCTGACCGCCGATCTGGTCAACCCGCAGGCACAGGCCGAAATGGACTGGACGATCCAGCTGATCGACGGCGTCCGCTCCGCCCGCGCCCAGATGAACGTCCCCGCCGGCCTGAAGATCGACGTGCTGCGCATCGACGCGGACGCCGAGGCCCAACGGGCCGAGGCGAACAACCTGCCGATGATCCAGCGCCTCGCCCGGATCGAGACCATCGACGCCGCCAGCGAAGTCCCGAAAGGCTCGCTCACCGTCGCGGTAAAAGGCGCCACCTACGCCCTGCCTCTGGCGGGCCTGATCGACGTGGACGCTGAAAAGGACCGCCTGACAAAGGGCCTCGCCAAACTGGAAAAGGAAATCAAGGGCCTCGCGGGTCGCGCCAACAACCCCAATTTCGCCGCCTCCGCGCCGCCAGAGGTCGTGGCCGAGACCAAACAGAACCTCGCCGACCGCGAAGCCGAAGCCGACCAGTTGAAAACCGCCCTCGCCCGCCTGTCAGAGATCGGCTGA
- the ygfZ gene encoding CAF17-like 4Fe-4S cluster assembly/insertion protein YgfZ, whose amino-acid sequence MNDRTVLAVSGPQRVEFLQGLVTNDVTRAANGIVYAALLTPQGKYLADFFIVGEADRLLVDVAESHASLLLQRLTMYRLRADVQIAPTDHVVSRGTGPAPEGALPDPRDPALGWRLYGTLDVSDDTDWTTLQVAHLVPATGVDLTPETYILEAGFDRLHGVDFRKGCFVGQEIVARMKHKTTLRKGLVRVAIDGVAQPGDEIASGDRVAGTLHTVAGSQGIAYLRFDRATDLHTTGARLVPHAGDIPDPS is encoded by the coding sequence ATGAATGATCGCACGGTACTGGCGGTCAGCGGACCGCAGCGGGTCGAATTCCTGCAGGGGTTGGTCACCAATGATGTCACGCGCGCCGCAAACGGAATCGTCTATGCGGCCCTGCTGACGCCGCAAGGCAAATACCTTGCGGATTTCTTCATTGTGGGTGAGGCCGACCGCCTGTTGGTCGATGTAGCCGAGAGTCATGCGAGCCTGCTGCTGCAACGCCTGACCATGTACCGCCTGCGCGCCGACGTGCAGATCGCGCCGACAGACCATGTCGTATCGCGTGGCACTGGTCCGGCCCCCGAAGGCGCCCTGCCCGACCCGCGGGATCCGGCGCTGGGATGGCGGCTCTACGGAACACTGGACGTTTCTGACGACACGGACTGGACGACGCTGCAGGTGGCGCATCTCGTGCCCGCCACCGGCGTCGACCTCACGCCAGAGACCTATATCCTCGAGGCCGGGTTCGATCGGCTGCACGGCGTCGATTTTCGCAAGGGTTGCTTTGTCGGTCAGGAAATCGTGGCCCGGATGAAACACAAGACGACCCTGCGCAAGGGGCTGGTCCGGGTCGCGATCGACGGTGTGGCGCAGCCGGGGGACGAGATCGCCTCTGGCGACCGGGTGGCCGGGACGCTGCATACGGTGGCAGGGTCGCAGGGGATCGCCTATCTACGCTTTGATCGTGCGACCGACCTGCACACGACAGGCGCCCGGCTGGTGCCGCACGCAGGCGACATCCCCGATCCATCTTAA
- a CDS encoding DUF6280 family protein, producing the protein MRDFVDGTAFNNEQGNRARKLFAAVVLAALDDAIADDKKYGNGPEQIARWARSRDGREVLSCAGIDPNERVVSGLMEFVGKGVRTSVALSREESERRNAAEQDARAA; encoded by the coding sequence ATGAGAGATTTCGTCGACGGCACAGCGTTCAACAACGAACAGGGCAACCGCGCCCGCAAGCTTTTCGCTGCGGTCGTTCTGGCTGCTTTGGATGATGCCATCGCGGATGACAAGAAGTATGGAAATGGCCCCGAGCAGATTGCCCGTTGGGCGCGGTCTCGCGATGGTCGCGAAGTGCTGTCGTGTGCCGGTATCGACCCGAACGAACGGGTCGTCTCGGGCCTGATGGAGTTCGTGGGCAAGGGTGTGCGCACCTCTGTCGCGCTGTCGCGCGAAGAGAGCGAGCGCCGCAATGCCGCCGAACAGGACGCACGCGCCGCCTGA